In Candidatus Binataceae bacterium, the genomic stretch TAAAACGCGATGGCCAAGGTGATGTTGGGCGAGGCCTTCTTCACCACGACCCCTTCCTGCTGGACCTCGGCCGGAAGCTGCGGTAGCGCCACCGCTACCCGGTTTTGAACCTGGACCTGGGCCACATCCAGGTTGGTGCCGACCTTGAAGGTTACGGTCAAGGTCATGGTACCGGTGTTGGTGGACTGGCTGGACATGTACAGCATGTTTTCCACCCCGTTGACCTGCTCTTCGATCGGAGTGGCAACGGTTTTGGCCATGGTCTCGGCGTTGGCGCCAGGATAGGTCGCGGTGACGGTGACGGTGGGTGGCACGATCTCGGGATACTGGGAGATTGGCAGGGTAAAGGCGGCGATCGAGCCGGCGATAATCACGACGATCGAAATGACGATCGCGAATACAGGCCGATCGATGAAAAAATGCGCGATCTTCACGGTAGCGCTCCGCTTTGCCGGCTCACTGGGGGATCGAACTGGGTTTGCGGCAGGCGCGCCTCTCGTTCAACGAGGGCCAGTGCCTGCGCTGGAATCGGGACTTGGTGTGGAATTACCTTGCTACCCGCACTCGCGAACTGCATCCCCTCTACGATTACCCGCTCGCCGGGCTTAAGCCCCTGAGTAATCGCGCGCAGATCGCCGAAGAGTGCGCCCAACGTGACCGGTCGGCGCTCTACGATATTGTCCCTCCCCACGATCAGCAGGTAGCGCTCGTTCTGGTCGGTGTTAACTGCGGCATCGGGTATCAACAGCGCCCGGTAGCGGCCGCTGGCCGGAATATGAGCCAAGGCGAACAGGCCCGGAATCAACAACCCGGTGGGATTAGCCAGTACGCAGCGCAATTGCACCGTGCCTGTGCTGACATCGACCTGGTTGTCAATGAAATCGATCAGCCCATGATGAGGAAAGCCGCTCTCGTTTTCCAGTTGTAAGTCGCACGGCTCCTTGGCCTGGGCCACGTTAGCGTGCTTCTCTTCCAAGGCTATCTCCTGGTAGCGCAGCGCATCCCCCTCGGGCACATTGAGGTAGCAGTAGATTGGGTCGATCGAAACGATGGTGGTAAGGGTAGTGGCCTGGGCCGAGCCGCCGTTGACCAGGTTGCCCACGGTTACGTTAATTCGGCTGATGCGGCCGGCAATTGGGGCCCGTACCTCCGTCCATTGCAGATTCAGACGCGAACTCTCCAGCGCCGCTTGGGCCGCTTCCAGCGCGGCCTGTGCCTGCAGATAGGTCGCCTTGGCGTTGTCGTAATTCTCCGCCGACACCACGTGCGAATTAACCAGCGCCGAATAGCGCTGGTACTGAAGCTTAGCGTAGCCCACCGCCGCCTTGGCTTGCGCCACTGCGGCCTGTTTGTTGTCGAGGTCGGCCTGAAATGGGCGTGGATCGATCCTGAAGAGCAGATCGCCCTGATGCACCAGCGTACCCTCGCGAAAGGGCGCCTGCACGATGAGCCCGCTCACCCGCGCCTTGACGTCGGCAGTTTGTGGGGAGGAGAGATAGCCGCTGTACTGGTTCCAGCGGATTACCTCACGTTCCACCGGAAGGCTTACGCTGACCCTCACCGGCGGTCGCGTTGGCATCGCTGGCCGCGCTTGGCAACCCGCCGCTAGCAATGTTAGCAAAGCCGCGAAGAGGGGGGCGGGACGAAAATTACGAATCGAACTCATCTGTGATAGACGCCTGACAAATTCTAAGAATGGCGGTTGTTCAGGCCGGCGCGTTTGCTTCCTGCGGTCGCTGGCCGCGCGGCCGCTTGCAAGGGCTGCGTGGCCCCTTCCAAAAACATCCGGCTTACCGTGCTGACCACGGTCTGGTCCGAAAGCGGGTATAACTCCTTGCCGCCGGTCAATTCCTGGGTCAAAAGAAAAAACCAGAGCATGCCGAACAGGCATTGCGCGGCGGCCAGTGCGTGCTGGCGCCGCAACTGCCCGCGCTCCATCCAGCGCTCCAAGTAGGCTGCCAGAGCTTGATAAGCGGGTAGCCCCACCCGTTCGGCGAACAGCCGCGCGCGTCCGGGATGGCTCTGGATTTCATGGACGATTACCTGTGCTAGCCCTCTGCGTTGGCGCAGCAGCGGCCAGGCTTGAGAAATCAGCTTGGGAATGCCAAGTGCTGGTGGCGTCTGTTCCAGCGCGGCCACCATCGCGGGCATCTCGGGGAGTAATGCGTAACGGTCCAGGACGGCTTGCAGCAAGGCGTCTTTAGAAGGGAAGTATAGATACAATGCAGCTTTGGAGACTCCGGCTGCGGCGGCGACCTGTTCCATCCGGGCCGCGCTGAATCCGAGCTCGGCGAAGACGCGCAATGCAGCGTCTAGAATCGCCGCGCGGCGAGCCTGCGCATGTTCTTCGTGTCTGGCGGCGGCGATCCTACCCATTTGTCAAATATAACTGACTGGTCAGTTATTTGCCAAGCCAGCTCCAAATCGACCCGCATCGCTTGGCTGGCCTCCTGGCAGATCCCTGCTTGACCCCAGGACCAGGCCCGTGTAGTGCTGAAAAGCGCCTGTCAACCAGCGCTTTTTTTGATGCGCTTAGGTCCCATCGTCTAGTGGTTAGGACACCGGCCTCTCACGTCGGGAACGCGGGTTCGACTCCCGCTGGGATCACCAAGATTTTTCTCTCTCAGCACGTCTAAATTGTCCGCTTTTTGTCCGTGCGTCGAATTCCACACCAGTGCCTTGTTGGCGGCAATAGACTTCCTGGCGCTGAGGCAGAAATCGGCCTAGATTTGGCGCGCCCTCCGCTTGCCAGGTGTACCAAGCCGTCGCAGCTCTTGCGACTTTGTTCGACCCCGCTCGCTTCGCTCATCGGCATGACGAGCGGGTGCCTGTGTGAATGTCATCGACCTATTACATTATGTGACAAAATCATCAGCCGGCTTAACGCTCAGGTAATAGCGACCCTGGCGGCGGCTTAGGCTGACTGGTGCGGCAAAGGTTTCCGCCAAGCGCCGCGCGGTTAGAGTCGTGGCCTTGCTCCCAGCGGCCAGAACGCGACCGCGCTTGAGGATCAGGACGTGAGAGAAGGCTGGGGTGATCTCTTCGGTGTGATGGGTCACAAGAACCAGGGTAGGTCCGCTAGAGCGGCGCGCCAGCCGCTGGAGGAAGCGCAAGAAGTGCTCGCGCGCGACCGGGTCCAGGCCCGCGCACGGTTCATCGAGAATCAGCAGCTTGGGGCGCGCCATCAGGGCGCGCCCGATCAGAATTCGCTGGCGTTCGCCCTGGGAGAGATGGCGCCAAGGCCGCTGGCGCAGCCCGGCGCATTCAACTTGACGCAGAATCCGCAGCGCTTCGCCGCGCTGCGCGGCGGTCACCGGTTCCCACAGGCCAAACTGGGCGAAGCGGCCGCTGAGCACGGCGTTGAGCGCGGGCTCGTTATCTTCCATCAGATCGTGCACGCCCGAACTGACGATTCCCACCCGCTTGCGCAACTCGCGCC encodes the following:
- a CDS encoding efflux RND transporter periplasmic adaptor subunit, which encodes MPTRPPVRVSVSLPVEREVIRWNQYSGYLSSPQTADVKARVSGLIVQAPFREGTLVHQGDLLFRIDPRPFQADLDNKQAAVAQAKAAVGYAKLQYQRYSALVNSHVVSAENYDNAKATYLQAQAALEAAQAALESSRLNLQWTEVRAPIAGRISRINVTVGNLVNGGSAQATTLTTIVSIDPIYCYLNVPEGDALRYQEIALEEKHANVAQAKEPCDLQLENESGFPHHGLIDFIDNQVDVSTGTVQLRCVLANPTGLLIPGLFALAHIPASGRYRALLIPDAAVNTDQNERYLLIVGRDNIVERRPVTLGALFGDLRAITQGLKPGERVIVEGMQFASAGSKVIPHQVPIPAQALALVEREARLPQTQFDPPVSRQSGALP
- a CDS encoding TetR family transcriptional regulator; translated protein: MGRIAAARHEEHAQARRAAILDAALRVFAELGFSAARMEQVAAAAGVSKAALYLYFPSKDALLQAVLDRYALLPEMPAMVAALEQTPPALGIPKLISQAWPLLRQRRGLAQVIVHEIQSHPGRARLFAERVGLPAYQALAAYLERWMERGQLRRQHALAAAQCLFGMLWFFLLTQELTGGKELYPLSDQTVVSTVSRMFLEGATQPLQAAARPATAGSKRAGLNNRHS
- a CDS encoding ABC transporter ATP-binding protein, with amino-acid sequence MIEVQGLHVAHEETILERIDWRVERGQHWVILGANGSGKTSLLRTLTGYLPPTAGAISVLGQTYGRSDWRELRKRVGIVSSGVHDLMEDNEPALNAVLSGRFAQFGLWEPVTAAQRGEALRILRQVECAGLRQRPWRHLSQGERQRILIGRALMARPKLLILDEPCAGLDPVAREHFLRFLQRLARRSSGPTLVLVTHHTEEITPAFSHVLILKRGRVLAAGSKATTLTARRLAETFAAPVSLSRRQGRYYLSVKPADDFVT